Genomic DNA from Prunus persica cultivar Lovell chromosome G1, Prunus_persica_NCBIv2, whole genome shotgun sequence:
ATCAGCTCCTTCAATCGATTAACTTTTACGCACATATgagaatttttaattaaacccTAAAAGGCCCAAAAGAAATccctaatttgtatttgaggaTTCCAAACAATTTGAGGACACTTCTCAAGAAATtcctaatttgtttttaacCACACTAATACAAGTGTCGTTTTGCCTAGAATTATTGCTTCCACTCCACTCAACTTTTGCTGATCATGTGTTGAgcaaggaaaggaagaaatatgGAGTGTTTATTGGTCAATGCCGTGCCATTTGAACTTTCGTTCCTGCTATTATTGAATTACTGGTTCTAATCACGACCACGTGTATCGTATCTACTATCTACTTCTACTTCCTTGCTTAAATTCTTACAAGAAGAGATGACAACTGAAACACAGGCACCCTACCCGACCCACAAAACCATGGCGGCCAACACCACCGTGATCGGCCAACAGGATTATGATAGAGCTCAACAAGTCAAGCAATTCGATCAATCCAAGCTCGGAGTCAAAGGCCTCGTTGACTCCGGCCTCACCTCCATCCCCCGTTTCTTTATCCACCCGCCCGAAACACTACCCGACCTCCGACCCCATACTAAACCCCAAACCCAGCAACAACCGATCCCCACCATCGACCTCTCcgatcttcacacccatcgcCGCTCATCCATCGTCCAACAAATCAGCCGCGCCTGCCGAACATTCGGTTTCTTCCAGATCACCAACCACGGCATCCCGTCTGCGGTTCTGGACCGTACGATTGCCAGCATCAAGGCCTTCCACGAGCAGCCGACGGAGGTCAAAGCGCCGGTCTACAGCAGAGAGATGGGCACGGGCGTATCTTATCTGTCCAACGTCGACCTGTACAGCTCAAAAGCCGCCAGCTGGAGGGACACGCTTCAAGTAAGGCTGGGACCCATTCCGGCGGTTCCTGAAGAAGTGCCGGAGATTTGTCGGGACGAGATTGTTGGGTGGGACGGGGAGATCCTACGGCTGGGAGAGGCGCTGATGGAGTTGGTGAGTGAAGGGTTGGGATTGAGCGCGGGGAGGTTGAAGGAGATGACGTGTCTGGGAGGGAGGGTGATGGTGGGCCATTACTACCCGTACTGCCCCCAGCCTGATCTGACGGTGGGGCTTACATCTCATTCTGACCCGGGAGTGTTGACCTTGCTGCTTCAGGACCACATGGGTGGGTTGCAGGTTAAGCACGGTGAGGGTTGGGTGGACGTGAAACCCGTCCCAGGCGCTCTTGTTATCAACGTTGGAGATTTACTTCAGGTAAGTGTAAAATACAAGCAATAATCTAACGGGAGCGGtcgttttatttttacttttaatctttaaaattaaatactttGGGGTTGATTGATTTGCAGATTATGTCCAACGGGGAATACAAGAGTGTAGATCATCGGGTGTTGGCAAACTCAAACCGCGAGCCACGGGTGTCAACTGCAGTGTTTTTCAATCCAAGCAATAGAGAGGGCACCTATGGTCCATTGCCAGAGCTGGTCTCGCCCGAGAAACCGCCACTTTACCGAGAGTTCACGTTTTCAGAGTTCATGCAAAGGTTCTTCAAGAAAGGATTGGATGGCAAAGCTTTGGTCAATCACTTTGAGCTGTGAAAAATACCACCTCACCAAACTGTACTCTGTGTGTGTAACTCACCCTCTGTAATAATAAGACTGTTAAAATTCAATCTTATGTATCAGGAAAGTTGATAGTGTTGTGTGGTAATTTATCTTCCTCAAAGGTTATGTAGattatttgaattcaaaaagcTTATATGGCCTGtgttcaaaatcaaattgataCAAATCCGCACCTAAAAAAagatttcaattcaaaaatcgTATTTCTTAGGTTCAGATAGAGCACTAGCTGTTTCTAGCTTTCCATCCCCAAACCAGTCAGACATCTCTTCATCATCTGTGCAATCAGAAAGCTCTAAGCTTCTTGGAATACTGGCAGACCTAGATCCATCATCGTTTGCCATATCCCTCATGCCGCCTTTGCTCCTCTctaacatcttcaatttccatTTGTCCCTCTTCTGCGGATTCTGAGACAGCTCGGTCTTACCTCCTGCAATGGGGAAATCTACAAATCTAGAAGCCTCATTCCATGACTTTGAGTGACTACGGTCGTCATCTCCTTCATCCACAAATCTCCACATGCCGACACCTCTATCTTGACTTTGCCTACATTGCCCCGCATATGATTGATCATTAACGTCAGAGTCACCTCCGACAAAACTCAAACTGTTATTATTAGGGTAGCCTCCATCTTCACGTACAGGTTCAGCAGAAGCCTCTGAAGAATGTGCTGCCTTAGGTCTTTTATGATCACATTTTAAGCACACCATGTTTCTCCTAAAGTTAATATAATTGCAACTGCACCAAAAAcggatatttagtcatatacaaGTAAAGTATAAATCTGGAATCACTTGATTCAGAAAAACTCACGAGTCGCATTCCCACTCTCCAGGATTTATATGCCGCTTTGGAGGCTTCTCTTTGCATTGTAAGCATCTACCATTCTTCGCAAAGTTTAAGAAATTGCATCTGTAAAGAAAATACGATGTCTCAATAAGAAATGGAACCACATGTGGAAGAAAGTTAAGATCATAGCAGCCATTACTTGTCACATATCCAGTCGCCCTTCTTCAATGGAAGATGATCCTGATCCTCCCTTAGTTTTGCCAGTCTTTCTTCAGAAAGTTCATCACAACGTAGGCACTTGATATTTCTGGCGAAGTTTAGGAAGTTGCATCTGCCAAACGGAATACTAAGAAGGGTAAAACAACTTATCAAGATTCAATAATCATAAACAAGAAGATCAGCTGTCAAATTACTTGGGGCAAAGCCAGTCGCCTTGCTTCATTGGAACATTTATCTGCAATTTTTCTTGTGAAATTGAATGGTTTGGCATTGATGCAACCCTTTTCATGGTTGTACTTGTAGACTTTGGGAGATTGGAGTCAAGGTTCTCATTGCTGTAATCTACCATCTCTTTCAGTAGCCTTCTCACTGATTCTTTGACCATTTGGTTTAGACATGGCTTGTTCTCCACTGTACCAGTAATGGGATCAAGCCCATACGTTAACAAGAAACGCATGACATCCACAGTACGCCCACCTTCATCTTCACGTGCCTTCACATATGCTCTCTCACATTCTCCTCTCAAATTGCAGGAGCTGCAGACCTACTAAAATGCCTGTTCTTATTAGATATGACGATTATATCTCAAGCTTTTTTTCTACTGAAACGTTAATTGGATGCTAAatacttttttaatttctaaagTAGTACTTAAGATTTTGAGAACGAGAGAATTCATTAATAAATGGAAGAGGGCTGAAAACACTCAGAGACTAAGCACGTACATCTCCTTCATTAATGCCCACATGTGCCCTTAGACGCTTTCCCGAGTTGACAACTTTCCTATCTAAGCTCGGGCATCCACATCCTGCAATGGTCCGGATATCTTTCCTTGACAATAGCCTGGCCACAAAGGGAATTTAATGAACTAAGGTCTAGAATAAAATTATCAGGTTTCAAAGCAAAATCAGTAAATAACATATGCCCTCCTGAAAACCAAAGACTGGATTCTCCACAAACAACCCTTGGTTCTAAATCTATCTCGATACGGCGGATATGAATATATGGTATCCAGATAAGGTGAGCTCATGTGCAATTAGCTTTCATGAGACCAAAGCAATGAGAACTTCAGTGCATTGGGAAAAATCTCATATCAACCTGCTTCCAGGTTACAGAAACAAGATAACAAAAGAGCAAACACACACACGCATACAGCAGTGatatgaaaatgcaagcacGTGGAAAATTGATGGTAatgataaaacaaaacaagctaATGTTATTTCTAACTCCAACCACGAAATCTGCTGCTGAGGTTGCATAACAATTGAAATACCCAAATAGAAAAAACATTTCATCCCATGCTTTATATTCAAATGCATATCGTTTATTAAATTCACAAcctcaaaaaggaaaagaaaagaacttttTAATTCATACTCTcctcaaaaccaaaacatcATCATTACCTTATAAGACTACAACGGTCCCGAGCAAAATTCAGGCATGCTGTTCGTATACGATTCGATTCCTTTGAACCCAGTTCAGCATTCCGAAACGGGTTTTCGTCTCCTTCAAAGTAGCCTCTTTTCAACAAGCACTCCATCAGCTCCACCCATTCCCGCCACGGATGCGAAATCTGCACCGTACAATCCTCCACATTCGTCAGGCTTCCCCGATCGGACGGGTCATCGGTGTCTGAAGCCAATTGGGTGATCTTGtatgtgggttttgagtcTTTTGACGATTGAAGCTCCTTAACTTCATTCACTATGAAGTCCAGCTTTGGATTGGGAGCTAGGGTTTCGCTGAGGCTGTGAAATTGCGAAATTGGTATGAGAAATTCTGGGTTTTGGAAGTGGATTCTGAGGACAGGATAGAGATTGTCATGGCCGGTTTTGAGAAGCTTGTACATTTGACAATATTTGGCAGAGCTTTGTGATAATTTTGGCGGATAAAGACTCCGCCTGACCGTTAAGTTTGTTTGAAGTATAAACCCTGCTTACTTCAGTTTACATCTCGCAGCAGAAACGCGTATAAGATGGTTAACTGCTTTTATAAAGTTCCGTTTGAGTTTGGAAACAAGTGTAAGCTGTCCAAATTTTTAACAGTGCTCGAATCGGATTGCGAATATGTCCAAGGAGTTTAGATCACATGTACCCAAAATGCCCTCAATGTCTCCTCTTTATTCACAAGCACAACATCACAAGACCACTTTGACATAAACACCAAATGCACCCCAAGCAAGTATGTGTGTAACATACATCAATATGTAatgtctttatt
This window encodes:
- the LOC18792335 gene encoding 1-aminocyclopropane-1-carboxylate oxidase homolog 1; translated protein: MTTETQAPYPTHKTMAANTTVIGQQDYDRAQQVKQFDQSKLGVKGLVDSGLTSIPRFFIHPPETLPDLRPHTKPQTQQQPIPTIDLSDLHTHRRSSIVQQISRACRTFGFFQITNHGIPSAVLDRTIASIKAFHEQPTEVKAPVYSREMGTGVSYLSNVDLYSSKAASWRDTLQVRLGPIPAVPEEVPEICRDEIVGWDGEILRLGEALMELVSEGLGLSAGRLKEMTCLGGRVMVGHYYPYCPQPDLTVGLTSHSDPGVLTLLLQDHMGGLQVKHGEGWVDVKPVPGALVINVGDLLQIMSNGEYKSVDHRVLANSNREPRVSTAVFFNPSNREGTYGPLPELVSPEKPPLYREFTFSEFMQRFFKKGLDGKALVNHFEL
- the LOC18789796 gene encoding uncharacterized protein LOC18789796, which encodes MYKLLKTGHDNLYPVLRIHFQNPEFLIPISQFHSLSETLAPNPKLDFIVNEVKELQSSKDSKPTYKITQLASDTDDPSDRGSLTNVEDCTVQISHPWREWVELMECLLKRGYFEGDENPFRNAELGSKESNRIRTACLNFARDRCSLIRLLSRKDIRTIAGCGCPSLDRKVVNSGKRLRAHVGINEGDVCSSCNLRGECERAYVKAREDEGGRTVDVMRFLLTYGLDPITGTVENKPCLNQMVKESVRRLLKEMVDYSNENLDSNLPKSTSTTMKRVASMPNHSISQEKLQINVPMKQGDWLCPKCNFLNFARNIKCLRCDELSEERLAKLREDQDHLPLKKGDWICDKCNFLNFAKNGRCLQCKEKPPKRHINPGEWECDSCNYINFRRNMVCLKCDHKRPKAAHSSEASAEPVREDGGYPNNNSLSFVGGDSDVNDQSYAGQCRQSQDRGVGMWRFVDEGDDDRSHSKSWNEASRFVDFPIAGGKTELSQNPQKRDKWKLKMLERSKGGMRDMANDDGSRSASIPRSLELSDCTDDEEMSDWFGDGKLETASALSEPKKYDF